In Agrobacterium sp. RAC06, a single window of DNA contains:
- a CDS encoding alpha/beta hydrolase — protein MRLLSFGPYRRSRAAFVALCLLSATGLASCAGRPGPETLGTVALGDYKPTRVETLYTVTTRDRAEPGENVFTTTKTREPNYASFAVSIPPNHKPANIEWPKPGRKVDPRTDFAVVSQSVLDRPGLLQAIRAREAATPVVFVHGYNYNFQEALFRLAQLKTDSNFDGTPVLFSWPSLAALPAYVADKEAATYSRDALADLLTDMVRARKGAVDVFAHSMGGWLTVEALRQLRLQGKCDVLDRLRVIMAAPDIDGDVFTAQLDVIGRMRIPITILVSPDDRALQVSSILGAGTQRVGALDARNPEVAEAAKRYGVTIIDISSLESIDATNHNRFFDVKQLAATLGKPTSSATLGDAGAFVLDAAAQTVSSPFSLAARVLRQQ, from the coding sequence ATGCGTCTTCTTTCCTTCGGCCCCTATCGTCGGTCGCGCGCGGCCTTCGTGGCACTCTGCCTGCTTTCGGCAACGGGCTTGGCCTCCTGTGCCGGTCGACCGGGCCCTGAGACGCTGGGGACGGTAGCGCTCGGTGACTACAAGCCTACGCGGGTCGAAACGCTCTATACGGTGACGACACGCGATCGCGCGGAACCCGGCGAGAACGTCTTCACGACGACCAAGACCCGGGAGCCCAATTATGCGAGCTTCGCCGTTTCCATCCCGCCAAATCACAAGCCGGCCAATATCGAATGGCCGAAGCCCGGCCGAAAGGTCGATCCAAGGACCGACTTCGCGGTCGTTTCGCAGTCCGTGCTGGATCGCCCAGGCCTCCTGCAGGCGATCCGCGCCCGCGAGGCCGCCACGCCGGTCGTCTTTGTGCATGGCTACAACTACAATTTCCAGGAAGCATTGTTCCGTCTGGCGCAGCTGAAGACGGACAGCAATTTCGACGGCACACCGGTCCTGTTCTCCTGGCCTTCGCTTGCCGCTCTGCCGGCCTATGTCGCCGACAAGGAAGCCGCCACCTATTCCCGCGATGCGCTTGCCGACCTGCTGACCGACATGGTGCGGGCGCGCAAGGGTGCGGTCGATGTCTTTGCCCATTCGATGGGCGGCTGGCTGACGGTCGAGGCGCTGCGCCAGTTGAGACTGCAGGGCAAGTGTGACGTCCTCGATCGGCTGAGGGTCATCATGGCTGCACCCGACATTGATGGAGACGTCTTCACGGCCCAGCTCGATGTCATCGGTCGCATGCGCATTCCGATCACCATCCTCGTCTCGCCGGACGACCGGGCGCTACAAGTCTCGAGCATTCTCGGCGCCGGTACCCAGCGTGTCGGAGCACTGGATGCGCGCAATCCGGAAGTGGCAGAGGCGGCCAAGCGTTATGGCGTGACAATCATCGATATCTCGTCACTCGAGTCGATCGACGCCACCAATCACAACCGCTTCTTCGACGTGAAGCAACTGGCTGCGACCTTGGGCAAACCGACCTCGAGTGCAACGCTCGGAGATGCCGGTGCCTTCGTGCTGGATGCCGCCGCCCAGACCGTCTCCAGTCCCTTCTCGCTGGCCGCCAGGGTTCTGCGTCAGCAATGA
- a CDS encoding TRAP transporter substrate-binding protein, translated as MLRQFLIAGLSGAALSMMASASFAADVTLKLHQMLPPQATIPAKVLQPWAEKIQADSGGRIAVELYPAMQLGGKPADLVDQVKDGVVDLTWTLFGYTPGRFPKSEAFELPFMVTTAEATSVAFQEYYEKHLKDELTDYHVLAVHTHGPGLIHTIASKPVEKLEDMQGLKLRGTSKVINQMLEAMGASAIGMPVTAVPESLSKSVIDGSVVPWEVTPAIKIAELAPNHTGFSGPNGLYTGTFVFAMNKDSYDAMPDDLKKVIDDNSGKELARLFGQAMDAGDIRGKEIAEKSGNKIINLDETETARWKAAGEAVTKAWIAEMDGKGLDGTMLYNDALSLIQANTQ; from the coding sequence ATGTTGCGCCAGTTTCTTATCGCCGGATTGTCCGGTGCCGCATTGTCGATGATGGCGTCCGCCAGCTTCGCCGCAGACGTTACCCTCAAGCTTCACCAGATGTTGCCGCCACAGGCGACGATCCCTGCCAAGGTACTGCAGCCCTGGGCGGAAAAGATTCAGGCTGATTCCGGCGGCCGCATCGCCGTCGAGCTCTACCCGGCCATGCAGCTGGGCGGCAAGCCGGCTGACCTGGTGGATCAGGTCAAGGACGGCGTGGTCGATCTGACCTGGACGCTGTTCGGCTACACGCCCGGCCGTTTCCCGAAGTCGGAAGCGTTTGAGCTTCCCTTCATGGTGACAACAGCGGAGGCCACCTCGGTCGCCTTCCAGGAGTATTATGAGAAGCACCTCAAGGACGAGCTGACCGACTATCACGTGCTGGCGGTCCATACCCATGGTCCGGGCCTCATCCACACCATCGCCTCCAAGCCGGTCGAAAAGCTCGAGGACATGCAGGGGCTGAAGCTGCGCGGCACCTCGAAGGTGATCAACCAGATGCTCGAAGCCATGGGCGCGTCTGCCATCGGCATGCCAGTCACGGCTGTTCCGGAAAGCCTGTCGAAGAGCGTCATCGACGGTTCGGTCGTTCCGTGGGAAGTGACCCCCGCAATCAAGATCGCCGAGCTCGCGCCGAACCATACCGGCTTCTCCGGTCCGAACGGACTTTACACCGGTACCTTCGTGTTCGCGATGAACAAGGACAGCTATGACGCGATGCCGGACGACCTGAAGAAGGTGATCGACGACAATTCCGGCAAGGAACTCGCCCGCCTCTTCGGCCAGGCCATGGACGCAGGCGACATCCGCGGCAAGGAAATTGCCGAGAAGAGCGGCAACAAGATCATCAACCTGGACGAGACCGAGACTGCACGCTGGAAAGCTGCGGGCGAGGCAGTGACCAAGGCGTGGATCGCCGAAATGGACGGCAAGGGTCTCGATGGCACGATGCTCTACAACGACGCCCTTTCGCTTATCCAGGCGAATACCCAATAA
- a CDS encoding TRAP transporter small permease, producing MATAVSTSFERLERACHSLASALVLFGGLCLVVACALTVASIFGSVAIRPLPGEIELVEALCGLAVFAFLPFCQLKRGHVGVDILISAFGPKAMNWTQLIGDIIIAALIGLVTWRHAIGTMDKFGNGETTPLLLLPVWWGFAIALALLIANLLVCLYVIAADIRDIRRGKTIVAAMGAH from the coding sequence ATGGCGACTGCCGTTTCCACCAGCTTCGAACGACTGGAGCGGGCTTGCCATAGCCTGGCCTCCGCCCTCGTTCTGTTCGGCGGCCTCTGTCTCGTGGTTGCCTGTGCGCTGACCGTCGCGTCGATCTTCGGCTCTGTCGCCATCCGCCCCCTGCCCGGTGAAATCGAACTGGTCGAAGCGCTCTGCGGTCTCGCAGTCTTTGCCTTCCTGCCCTTTTGCCAGTTGAAGCGTGGCCATGTGGGCGTCGACATCCTGATTTCCGCCTTCGGACCGAAGGCGATGAACTGGACCCAGCTCATCGGCGACATCATCATCGCCGCGCTGATCGGGCTCGTTACCTGGCGCCATGCTATCGGCACCATGGACAAGTTCGGCAATGGCGAAACCACGCCGCTGCTTCTTCTGCCTGTCTGGTGGGGCTTTGCCATCGCGCTCGCCCTTCTTATCGCCAATCTCCTCGTCTGCCTGTATGTGATCGCTGCCGATATCCGCGACATCCGCCGCGGCAAGACGATCGTCGCTGCGATGGGAGCGCACTGA
- a CDS encoding TRAP transporter large permease, which translates to MSSIEIGLWSFPVLILLIFLRVPIGAAMLATGVVGTYLVLDRWTPIMAQMKVLAWNTNANYSLSIIPLFLLMGQFAARGGMSQALFNAAAAFVGHRKGGVAMAAIGASAGFGSICGSSLATAATMAQVALPELKRNGYAGGLATATLAAGGTLGILIPPSVVLVIYAILAEQNIAKLFLAAFVPGIIAAISYLVVIAIYVRLKPESAGQAPRIPWKDRVPALIAVWPVVAIFFAVVGGIYLGWFTPTQAAAVGAVGAGLVAFANGGLDRTSLIACFKETAVSTGMIFFIILGASVFNSFLAFSRLPQVGAEWVTAQGFAPMTVLIIILLLYIIFGCIMDSLSMIVLTIPIFFPIVTAMDFGMSPEHFAIWFGILVLMVAEIGMITPPVGLNLFIISAMSRDVPIRETYKGIVPFVGADIFRIVLLTAFPIISIFLV; encoded by the coding sequence ATGAGCAGCATTGAAATCGGCCTCTGGTCTTTCCCCGTCCTCATTCTGCTGATTTTCCTGCGCGTGCCGATCGGCGCCGCCATGCTGGCGACCGGCGTCGTCGGCACCTATCTGGTGCTCGACCGCTGGACGCCGATCATGGCGCAGATGAAGGTTCTGGCCTGGAACACGAACGCGAATTATTCGCTGTCGATCATCCCGCTCTTCCTGCTGATGGGTCAGTTCGCGGCCCGCGGTGGCATGAGCCAGGCCCTGTTCAACGCGGCTGCGGCCTTTGTCGGCCATCGCAAGGGCGGGGTTGCCATGGCGGCGATCGGTGCGTCTGCCGGCTTCGGCTCGATCTGCGGCTCGTCGCTCGCGACCGCTGCGACCATGGCGCAGGTGGCGCTTCCGGAACTGAAGCGCAACGGCTATGCAGGCGGGCTTGCAACCGCGACGCTGGCCGCCGGCGGCACGCTCGGCATTCTCATCCCGCCGTCCGTGGTGCTGGTCATCTATGCAATCCTCGCCGAGCAGAACATCGCCAAGCTCTTCCTCGCCGCCTTCGTGCCGGGGATCATCGCCGCGATCTCCTATCTGGTCGTCATCGCCATCTATGTCCGACTGAAGCCGGAAAGTGCGGGCCAGGCGCCGCGCATTCCGTGGAAGGACCGCGTCCCGGCACTGATTGCCGTCTGGCCGGTCGTCGCAATCTTCTTTGCCGTCGTCGGCGGCATCTATCTCGGCTGGTTTACGCCGACACAGGCCGCCGCCGTGGGTGCCGTTGGTGCCGGCCTGGTCGCCTTTGCCAATGGCGGGCTCGACCGCACGTCGCTGATCGCCTGCTTCAAGGAGACGGCGGTTTCCACCGGCATGATCTTCTTCATCATTCTCGGCGCCTCGGTGTTCAACTCCTTCCTCGCCTTCTCCCGCCTGCCGCAGGTCGGCGCGGAATGGGTGACGGCGCAGGGCTTTGCGCCGATGACGGTACTGATCATCATTCTCCTGCTCTACATCATCTTCGGCTGCATCATGGATTCGCTCTCCATGATCGTGCTCACCATCCCGATCTTCTTCCCGATCGTGACGGCGATGGATTTCGGCATGAGCCCGGAGCACTTCGCCATCTGGTTCGGCATCCTGGTGCTGATGGTGGCCGAGATCGGCATGATCACGCCACCGGTGGGCTTAAATCTTTTCATCATCTCGGCGATGTCGCGCGACGTGCCGATCCGCGAGACCTACAAGGGGATCGTGCCATTCGTCGGGGCTGATATCTTCCGCATCGTGCTTCTGACGGCCTTTCCGATCATCTCGATCTTCCTGGTGTGA
- a CDS encoding Ada metal-binding domain-containing protein → MNPDLTEDDTRWQAVRTRDAAMDGHFVYGVLSTGIFCRPSCPSRPARPENVTFYETREAAREGGFRACLRCRSDKPETWAEPVDRRLTPGRSR, encoded by the coding sequence ATGAACCCCGATTTGACCGAAGATGATACCCGCTGGCAGGCGGTCCGCACCCGTGATGCCGCGATGGACGGCCATTTCGTCTATGGCGTGCTTTCGACCGGGATTTTCTGCCGACCGTCTTGCCCCTCGCGTCCGGCGCGACCGGAAAATGTCACCTTCTACGAAACGAGGGAAGCCGCCCGTGAAGGCGGCTTCCGTGCCTGTTTGCGCTGCCGTTCGGATAAGCCTGAAACCTGGGCCGAGCCGGTTGACCGCCGTCTCACACCAGGAAGATCGAGATGA
- a CDS encoding DUF2161 domain-containing phosphodiesterase yields the protein METSLYLPVKVFLEQAGYTVKGEIGGCDIVGLSDEDPPVVVVCELKLSFNLELILQAVDRASVADEVWIAGRVSAKGKGRESDRRYRDLCRRLGIGMLGVADNGTVNVIVASVTPMPRTNPKRRSRLMREHQKRKGDPVIGGSTRTPQMTAYRQQALACAAALAASPLKVRDIRASVPEAGKILQANVYGWFERVERGVYGLTPAGQEALERWQKP from the coding sequence ATGGAAACCTCGCTCTATCTGCCGGTCAAAGTCTTTCTCGAACAGGCCGGCTATACCGTGAAGGGCGAGATCGGCGGCTGCGATATCGTGGGCCTCAGCGACGAGGACCCGCCCGTGGTGGTCGTCTGCGAGCTGAAGCTCAGCTTCAATCTCGAACTCATCCTGCAGGCAGTCGACCGGGCATCCGTCGCAGACGAGGTGTGGATCGCGGGGCGCGTCTCGGCCAAGGGCAAGGGACGCGAGAGCGACAGACGCTACCGCGATCTTTGCCGCCGGCTCGGGATCGGCATGCTCGGCGTTGCCGACAATGGCACGGTCAATGTCATCGTCGCTTCGGTCACGCCGATGCCGCGGACCAATCCGAAGCGGCGTTCGCGGCTGATGCGCGAACACCAGAAGCGAAAGGGCGATCCAGTCATCGGCGGCAGCACACGCACACCGCAAATGACCGCCTATCGCCAGCAGGCGCTCGCCTGCGCGGCGGCACTTGCCGCAAGTCCGCTGAAGGTGCGTGACATCAGGGCGAGCGTTCCCGAAGCGGGCAAGATCCTGCAGGCGAATGTCTATGGCTGGTTCGAACGGGTCGAGCGCGGCGTCTATGGCTTGACGCCTGCGGGACAAGAGGCGCTGGAGCGGTGGCAGAAGCCGTGA
- a CDS encoding DUF6644 family protein, whose product MEWLAILGESLVAQALIRSPVLYIVANAAHILSLAMLIGASVILDLRLLGRFKSLPLAESAELFSRIAAVALGCAVLTGSLLFSVRPVEYAGNTAFLIKLLLVGLGTANAVSVHLSRDWAEMIVAEEASLLLKLGAVFSLAIWLSAVLAGRWIGFL is encoded by the coding sequence ATGGAGTGGCTGGCAATCCTCGGCGAGTCGCTGGTCGCGCAAGCGCTCATCCGGTCGCCGGTGCTCTACATCGTTGCCAATGCAGCACACATCCTGTCGCTCGCCATGCTGATCGGGGCGAGCGTGATCCTCGATCTGCGTCTGCTCGGCCGGTTCAAGAGCCTGCCGCTCGCCGAGAGCGCCGAACTGTTCTCCCGCATCGCAGCCGTGGCGCTCGGCTGCGCGGTGCTGACGGGGTCCCTTCTCTTTTCCGTGCGTCCGGTCGAATATGCCGGCAATACCGCCTTTCTGATCAAGCTCCTGCTCGTCGGGCTCGGAACCGCGAATGCCGTCTCCGTTCATCTCTCCCGGGACTGGGCCGAGATGATCGTGGCAGAGGAGGCGTCGCTTCTGCTGAAACTCGGCGCTGTCTTCTCTTTGGCAATCTGGCTGTCGGCCGTCCTCGCCGGTCGCTGGATCGGCTTTCTCTAG
- a CDS encoding DUF6152 family protein, producing MNRALSLAGLAGAALFAGSAMAHHGWSWAEADQIDLTGTITAISFAPPHPTLELETAEGPWRIELGNPNLTQRSGFVEGVATVGDAITVRGNRSLDPDEKRLKAVRVIVEGKNYDIYPSRIVTN from the coding sequence ATGAACCGCGCACTCTCCCTCGCGGGCCTGGCCGGCGCCGCACTCTTTGCCGGCTCCGCCATGGCCCATCACGGCTGGTCATGGGCCGAGGCCGACCAGATCGACCTGACCGGCACGATCACCGCGATCTCCTTTGCCCCGCCGCATCCGACGCTCGAACTGGAGACGGCAGAAGGCCCCTGGCGCATCGAACTCGGCAATCCGAACCTGACCCAGCGTTCCGGCTTTGTCGAGGGTGTCGCTACGGTCGGCGATGCGATCACCGTGCGCGGCAACCGCTCGCTCGATCCGGATGAAAAGCGCCTGAAGGCCGTGCGCGTCATCGTCGAGGGCAAGAACTACGACATCTATCCCAGTCGCATCGTGACAAACTGA
- a CDS encoding RrF2 family transcriptional regulator: MITQKAKYALRALTLLARAEPGEPIQIPDIADKQKIPKKFLEQIMLDLKRGGMVESRRGKQGGYLLLRPANDITYGEVLRLIDGPVAPLPCLSLTAYRRCEDCDGENDCEIRRVFARVADETRAVLLSTSLADAAGEVSEPPH; this comes from the coding sequence ATGATCACACAGAAAGCCAAATATGCGCTGAGGGCGCTCACGCTTCTCGCCCGCGCCGAGCCGGGCGAGCCGATCCAGATCCCTGATATTGCCGACAAACAAAAGATCCCGAAGAAATTCCTCGAGCAGATCATGCTCGACCTGAAACGCGGCGGCATGGTCGAAAGCCGGCGTGGTAAGCAGGGCGGCTATCTCCTGCTGCGCCCGGCCAACGACATCACCTATGGCGAAGTGCTGCGCCTGATCGATGGTCCGGTGGCACCTCTGCCCTGCCTGTCACTGACAGCCTATCGCCGCTGCGAGGATTGCGACGGCGAAAACGATTGCGAGATCCGCCGCGTCTTCGCGCGTGTCGCCGATGAAACCCGGGCCGTGCTGCTCTCGACGAGCCTTGCAGATGCCGCAGGCGAGGTCAGCGAACCTCCCCACTAA
- a CDS encoding phosphoadenylyl-sulfate reductase, with product MTINTSADLARALDQQLASADLTERLRIVSALDGRAVFTTSLGIEDQVITAAIGLGQLPIDVSTLETGRLFKETVELIAETEERFGISIKRFYPRQDDIDAYAAKYGLNGFYESVEARHACCHVRKLVPLAEALTGARFWITGLRRSQSGNRAATPFAEYDAERDLIKVNPLADWSLDDINAYVDTESVPVNPLHARGYPSIGCEPCTRAIKPGEPERAGRWWWENDEKRECGLHVPEAAASSVPTPA from the coding sequence ATGACCATCAACACCTCCGCAGATCTGGCCAGGGCACTGGACCAGCAACTCGCATCGGCAGACCTCACCGAACGCCTGCGTATCGTTTCAGCTCTCGATGGCCGTGCCGTCTTCACCACGTCGCTCGGCATCGAGGACCAGGTGATCACGGCGGCGATCGGGCTTGGCCAGCTGCCGATCGATGTCTCGACGCTGGAGACGGGGCGACTTTTCAAGGAGACGGTCGAGTTGATCGCCGAGACTGAAGAGCGCTTCGGGATTTCGATCAAGCGCTTTTATCCGCGCCAGGACGATATCGACGCCTATGCGGCAAAGTATGGGCTGAACGGCTTCTATGAAAGCGTCGAAGCCCGCCACGCCTGCTGTCATGTGCGCAAGCTGGTGCCTTTGGCGGAGGCGCTCACCGGCGCCCGCTTCTGGATCACCGGCTTGCGCCGCTCCCAGTCCGGCAACCGTGCGGCCACGCCCTTTGCCGAATATGACGCCGAGCGCGACCTGATCAAGGTGAACCCGCTGGCCGACTGGTCGCTCGACGACATCAACGCTTACGTCGACACCGAGAGCGTGCCGGTCAATCCGCTGCATGCGCGCGGCTATCCGTCGATCGGCTGCGAGCCCTGCACCCGGGCGATCAAGCCCGGCGAGCCGGAGCGCGCCGGGCGCTGGTGGTGGGAGAATGACGAGAAGCGGGAATGCGGGCTGCACGTTCCGGAGGCGGCAGCGTCTTCGGTGCCGACGCCGGCTTGA
- the cysD gene encoding sulfate adenylyltransferase subunit CysD: MHVHTSEFDPHSKDPVTKPPLDPHLKALENEAIYIFREVAAEFEKPVMLYSIGKDSSVLLHLARKAFFPGRVPFPLLHIDTGWKFPEMIAFRDATAEKFDLDLIVHTNPRGKQEGIGPFSHGSSYHTDVMKTEALRQALDAGKYDAAFGGARRDEEASRAKERIYSFRTPDHKWDPRNQRPELWNIYNGMIRRGESVRAFPLSNWTEVDIWRYIQAENIELPPLYYAKSQKYVERDGMLMWAEDPRFEPLPGEQIQEGNLRFRTLGCWPLTGGIRSNATTLDEVIAELEIATVSERQGRAIDRDQSGSMEKKKREGYF; the protein is encoded by the coding sequence ATGCACGTACACACATCCGAATTTGATCCGCATTCCAAGGATCCCGTCACCAAGCCGCCGCTTGATCCGCATCTGAAGGCGCTGGAGAACGAGGCGATCTACATCTTCCGCGAAGTGGCGGCCGAGTTTGAAAAGCCGGTCATGCTCTATTCGATCGGCAAGGATAGTTCGGTGCTCCTGCACTTGGCGCGCAAGGCCTTCTTCCCCGGCCGCGTGCCCTTCCCGCTGTTGCACATCGACACCGGCTGGAAATTCCCGGAGATGATCGCGTTTCGCGATGCGACGGCGGAAAAGTTCGATCTCGACCTGATCGTGCATACCAATCCGCGCGGCAAGCAAGAGGGCATCGGCCCGTTCAGCCATGGCTCGTCCTATCATACCGACGTGATGAAGACGGAAGCGCTGCGCCAGGCGCTCGATGCCGGCAAGTATGACGCGGCCTTTGGCGGCGCGCGCCGCGACGAGGAAGCGAGCCGCGCCAAGGAGCGCATCTATTCCTTCCGCACGCCCGACCACAAATGGGATCCGCGCAACCAGCGCCCGGAACTCTGGAACATCTATAACGGCATGATCCGCCGCGGTGAAAGCGTGCGCGCCTTCCCGCTGTCGAACTGGACCGAAGTCGACATCTGGCGCTACATCCAGGCCGAAAACATCGAGCTGCCGCCGCTCTACTATGCGAAGAGCCAAAAGTATGTGGAGCGCGACGGCATGCTGATGTGGGCGGAAGATCCCCGCTTCGAGCCGCTGCCGGGCGAACAGATCCAGGAAGGGAACCTACGCTTCCGCACGCTCGGTTGCTGGCCGCTGACCGGCGGCATCCGCTCCAATGCGACCACCCTCGACGAGGTAATCGCCGAACTCGAAATCGCCACCGTCTCCGAACGCCAGGGCCGCGCCATCGACCGCGACCAGTCCGGCTCGATGGAAAAGAAGAAGCGCGAAGGATATTTCTGA
- the cysN gene encoding sulfate adenylyltransferase subunit CysN, translated as MIAAANTALASEATQTEAAPVIRDSRPLRLITCGSVDDGKSTLIGRLLWDTKAVKEDQAATLRRDSGQQNDLGLPDFALLLDGLQAEREQGITIDVAYRYFATDRRSFIVADTPGHEQYTRNMATGASTADLAILLVDARAGLLEQTRRHATIASLMGIKQFVLAVNKFDLVSYDKAVFDQISTEFKALALTLGVRQVTAIPMSALKGENVVYSGRSVIPWYEGPTLVETLELATLRSGQSTGFRLPVQRVSRPGESFRGYQGTVAGGAVKPGDSVAILPSGQIANVKQIVTFDLVRNAAVSGDAITLVLDRQVDVARGDMIVSLDAQPQTGLAFDAQIVALQPDGIVPGKRYWLKAGSRRQRVQVQPVQQLDLKSGKWQAAEMLQMNAIGKVQLAFDETAIFDPYELNRGTGAFILIDPDTNNTVAGGMISAKRTELSGLNAHEGRVILSLPADLAEQLLATELLASRRDEVETRRVTTSAARQLLDDIDG; from the coding sequence ATGATCGCAGCTGCCAATACCGCCCTCGCCTCCGAGGCAACCCAAACCGAAGCCGCACCCGTCATCCGCGACTCGCGTCCCCTTCGCCTGATCACCTGCGGCTCCGTCGATGACGGCAAGTCGACGCTGATCGGTCGCCTGCTCTGGGATACCAAGGCCGTCAAGGAAGACCAGGCGGCGACGCTTCGTCGTGATAGCGGCCAGCAGAACGATCTCGGCCTGCCCGACTTCGCGCTGCTGCTCGACGGTCTGCAGGCGGAGCGCGAACAGGGCATCACCATCGATGTCGCCTATCGCTATTTCGCCACCGACCGCCGCTCCTTCATCGTGGCCGATACCCCCGGCCACGAGCAGTATACCCGCAACATGGCAACCGGCGCCTCGACGGCGGATCTTGCGATCCTTCTGGTTGACGCCCGCGCCGGCCTGCTCGAACAGACCCGCCGCCATGCCACCATCGCCTCGCTGATGGGCATCAAGCAGTTCGTGCTGGCGGTCAACAAGTTCGACCTCGTCTCATACGACAAGGCCGTGTTCGACCAGATCAGCACCGAGTTCAAGGCTCTGGCGCTGACGCTCGGCGTGCGCCAGGTGACCGCGATCCCGATGTCGGCGCTGAAGGGCGAGAACGTCGTCTATTCCGGCCGCTCGGTGATCCCGTGGTATGAAGGCCCGACGCTGGTCGAGACGCTTGAACTCGCCACGTTGCGCTCCGGCCAGTCGACCGGCTTCCGCCTGCCCGTCCAGCGCGTCTCGCGTCCGGGCGAGAGCTTCCGTGGCTATCAGGGCACGGTTGCCGGCGGTGCGGTGAAGCCCGGCGACAGTGTCGCCATCCTTCCATCCGGGCAGATCGCCAACGTCAAGCAGATCGTCACCTTCGACCTCGTGCGCAATGCCGCCGTTTCAGGCGATGCGATCACGCTGGTGCTCGACCGGCAGGTGGACGTGGCGCGTGGCGACATGATCGTTTCGCTCGACGCCCAGCCGCAGACGGGGCTTGCGTTCGACGCACAGATCGTCGCCCTGCAGCCGGATGGCATCGTGCCGGGTAAGCGCTACTGGCTGAAAGCCGGCTCGCGGCGCCAGCGCGTGCAGGTCCAGCCTGTGCAGCAGCTCGACCTCAAGTCCGGCAAGTGGCAGGCGGCCGAGATGCTGCAGATGAACGCGATCGGCAAGGTGCAGCTTGCCTTCGACGAAACCGCGATCTTCGATCCTTACGAGCTCAACCGCGGCACCGGCGCCTTCATCCTGATCGATCCTGATACCAACAACACGGTGGCCGGCGGCATGATTAGCGCCAAGCGCACCGAACTTAGCGGGCTCAACGCCCATGAGGGGCGCGTGATCCTGTCGCTGCCGGCAGATCTTGCAGAACAGCTGCTGGCAACCGAATTGCTCGCCAGCCGCCGCGACGAAGTCGAGACACGCCGTGTCACGACGAGCGCCGCCCGTCAGCTGCTGGATGATATCGACGGTTGA
- a CDS encoding MerR family transcriptional regulator produces MHRNRQQEREVLIGLAETLATSGISKLLLHAWERRYGLEPTERSPTGRRFYTREQVERLRLLKTCSDGGHRISSLVPLSNEALSRLECELAGRQTISEIIEAIKDMDSDRLQALLQARAETEAPEDFIRVTALPLMREVGSKWAAGEVSIAAEHMTTAYIKRVLGGLFDRCPMPSPDAPRLIATTPEKEDHDVGALVVTLLARLRGWNALFLGASLPARDIADAARRREVVCVCLSALVGRRATLQLHLETLRSSLSPYIDIWIGGAAYGNLPPITGVSFMSNMDVFLEALATAAPALQKAE; encoded by the coding sequence ATGCATCGCAACAGGCAGCAGGAGAGGGAAGTGCTGATTGGCCTGGCCGAAACACTTGCCACGAGCGGGATCTCGAAACTGCTGCTGCATGCCTGGGAGCGGCGCTATGGACTTGAGCCTACGGAGCGCAGCCCCACGGGACGGCGTTTCTACACCCGCGAACAGGTGGAACGGCTACGGCTGTTGAAGACCTGCAGCGACGGCGGCCACCGGATCAGCTCGCTCGTGCCATTGTCCAACGAGGCCTTGTCGCGGCTCGAATGCGAACTGGCGGGCCGGCAAACCATTTCGGAGATCATCGAAGCGATAAAGGACATGGACAGTGATCGTCTGCAGGCGCTCTTGCAGGCACGCGCTGAAACCGAAGCGCCCGAAGATTTCATTCGCGTCACCGCGCTGCCGCTGATGCGCGAAGTCGGCTCGAAATGGGCCGCCGGCGAGGTCTCGATCGCGGCGGAGCATATGACGACAGCGTATATCAAGCGCGTCCTCGGCGGGCTCTTCGACCGATGTCCGATGCCGTCACCTGACGCGCCGCGCCTGATCGCCACGACCCCGGAAAAGGAAGATCACGACGTCGGAGCGCTGGTCGTGACCCTGCTCGCGCGGCTCAGGGGCTGGAACGCGCTGTTTCTCGGCGCGAGCCTGCCGGCCAGAGACATCGCCGATGCGGCCCGTCGGCGTGAGGTCGTCTGCGTCTGCCTGAGTGCGCTTGTCGGACGCAGGGCGACTTTGCAGCTCCATCTCGAGACGCTGCGATCGTCGCTTTCGCCCTATATCGACATCTGGATCGGCGGCGCGGCCTACGGGAACCTCCCTCCGATCACCGGCGTCTCCTTCATGTCGAACATGGATGTCTTCCTGGAGGCGCTGGCAACGGCGGCCCCGGCCCTTCAAAAGGCTGAGTGA